In Polaribacter sp. L3A8, a genomic segment contains:
- a CDS encoding DUF3820 family protein — protein MIQDRQFLIDLAKMKMPFGKYQGRYLINLPEHYIVWYKNKGFPNGKLGKQMELVYELQLNGLEDIIRKIQQDFTS, from the coding sequence ATGATTCAAGACAGACAGTTTCTTATCGATTTAGCAAAAATGAAAATGCCTTTTGGAAAATACCAAGGCAGATATTTAATCAATTTACCAGAACATTATATAGTTTGGTATAAAAATAAAGGCTTCCCTAATGGAAAATTAGGAAAACAAATGGAATTGGTTTATGAACTGCAACTAAATGGATTAGAAGATATTATTAGAAAAATTCAACAAGATTTTACTTCATAA